A DNA window from Lagenorhynchus albirostris chromosome 5, mLagAlb1.1, whole genome shotgun sequence contains the following coding sequences:
- the LOC132520515 gene encoding DNA-directed RNA polymerases I, II, and III subunit RPABC4-like — protein sequence MDTQKDVQLPNQQPMIYICGECHTENEIKSRDPIRCTECGYRIMHKKRTKRLVFFDAQ from the coding sequence ATGGACACCCAGAAGGACGTTCAACTCCCAAATCAACAGCCAATGATATATATCTGTGGAgaatgtcacacagaaaatgaaataaaatcaaggGATCCAATCCGATGCACAGAATGTGGATACAGAATAATGCACAAGAAAAGGACTAAAAGATTGGTGTTTTTTGATGCTCAATGA